From Desmodus rotundus isolate HL8 chromosome 10, HLdesRot8A.1, whole genome shotgun sequence, one genomic window encodes:
- the LOC128779389 gene encoding olfactory receptor 2V2-like: MGMWLNESSTDDFILLGIFSHSPADLALFSVVMVGFSVALCGNVLLLILISIDPRLHTPMYFFLSQLSLMDLMLVCTNVPKMAASFLSGRKTISFVGCGIQVGLFVSLVGSEGLLLGLMAYDRYVAISHPLHYSTRMSQTVCLQVAGTTWAFGILDGLIQMVVVMTSPYCGSRVVDHFFCEMLSLLKLACVDTTLFENVLLVCCVFMLLLPFSIIVASYICILGAVLHLHSAWAGKRALATCSSHMTAVSLFYGAAMFIYLRPRHYRTPSHDKVVSIFYTVLTPMLNPLIYSFRNRDVMGALRKGLECCRGGSQH; this comes from the coding sequence ATGGGGATGTGGTTGAATGAGTCATCCACAGATGACTTCATCCTCCTGGGCATCTTCTCCCACAGCCCAGCTGACCTTGCTCTCTTCTCTGTGGTCATGGTGGGGTTCTCAGTGGCCCTCTGTGGAAAcgtcctcctcctcatcctcatcaGCATAGACCCTCGACtgcacacacccatgtacttcttcctcagtcAGCTCTCCCTCATGGATCTCATGTTGGTCTGTACCAATGTGCCAAAGATGGCAGCCAGCTTCCTGTCTGGCAGGAAGACCATCTCCTTTGTGGGCTGTGGCATACAAGTCGGCCTTTTTGTCTCTCTCGTTGGATCAGAGGGGCTTTTACTGGGGCTCATGGCTtatgaccgctatgtggccattAGCCACCCACTGCACTATTCCACCCGCATGAGTCAGACGGTCTGTCTCCAGGTTGCTGGTACTACCTGGGCCTTTGGGATACTAGATGGTTTGATCCAGATGGTGGTAGTGATGACCTCCCCCTACTGTGGATCGAGGGTTGTAGACCACTTCTTCTGTGAAATGCTATCCTTGCTGAAGCTGGCCTGTGTAGACACAACCCTTTTTGAGAATGTGTTACTAGTTTGCTGTGTATTCATgctgctccttcccttctccatcaTCGTGGCCTCCTACATTTGCATCTTGGGGGCTGTGCTCCATTTGCACTCTGCTTGGGCTGGTAAAAGGGCCCTGGCCACCTGTTCCTCCCACATGACAGCTGTCTCCCTCTTCTATGGGGCAGCCATGTTCATCTACCTGAGGCCTAGGCACTACCGCACTCCGAGCCACGACAAGGTGGTCTCTATCTTCTACACAGTCCTCACCCCTATGCTCAATCCCCTCATTTATAGCTTTAGGAACCGGGATGTAATGGGGGCCCTGAGGAAGGGGCTAGAGTGTTGCAGGGGTGGCAGCCAACACTGA
- the LOC112297491 gene encoding olfactory receptor 2V1 — translation MKEHPPVCSTANVVELWMTVNNRAMGMWLNESSTDDFILLGIFSHSPADLALFSVVMVGFSVALCGNVLLLVLIGIDPRLHTPMYFFLSQLSLMDLMFVCTSVPKMATSFLSGRKTISFVGCCIQVGLFVTLVGSEGLLLGLMAYDRYVAISHPLHYSTRMNHRVCLQIAGSSWAFGILDGLIQMVVVMTFPYCGSRVVDHIFCEVPALLKLACVDTSLFETLLFACCVFMLLLPFSIIMASYVRILGAVLHMRSARAGKRALATCSSHVTAVSLFYGAAMFIYLRPGRYRIPSHDKVVSIFYTLLTPMLNPLIYTLRNRDVMGALRKGLDCCRGGSQQ, via the exons ATGAAAGAACATCCACCTGTATGTTCCACAGCAAATGTTGTTGAGCTCTG GATGACTGTGAACAacagagccatggggatgtggtTGAATGAGTCATCCACAGATGACTTCATCCTCCTGGGCATCTTCTCCCACAGCCCAGCTGACCTTGCTCTCTTCTCTGTGGTCATGGTGGGGTTCTCAGTGGCCCTGTGTGGAAAcgtcctcctcctcgtcctcatCGGCATAGACCCTCGACtgcacacacccatgtacttcttcctcagtcAGCTCTCCCTCATGGATCTCATGTTCGTCTGTACCAGTGTGCCAAAGATGGCGACCAGCTTCCTGTCTGGCAGGAAGACCATCTCCTTTGTGGGCTGTTGCATACAAGTTGGCCTTTTTGTCACTCTTGTTGGATCAGAGGGGCTTTTGTTGGGGCTCATGGCTTATGACCGCTACGTGGCCATTAGCCACCCACTGCACTATTCCACCCGCATGAATCACAGGGTCTGTCTCCAGATTGCTGGTAGTTCCTGGGCCTTTGGGATACTAGATGGTTTGATACAGATGGTGGTAGTGATGACCTTCCCCTATTGTGGCTCAAGGGTTGTGGACCACATCTTCTGCGAGGTGCCAGCTTTATTGAAATTGGCCTGTGTAGACACAAGCCTTTTTGAAACCCTGCTCTTTGCTTGCTGTGTGTTCATgctgctccttcccttctccatcaTCATGGCCTCCTATGTTCGCATCCTGGGGGCCGTGCTCCATATGCGCTCTGCTCGGGCTGGTAAAAGGGCCCTGGCCACCTGTTCCTCCCATGTGACAGCTGTGTCCCTATTTTATGGGGCAGCCATGTTCATCTACCTGAGGCCTGGGCGGTACCGGATACCCAGCCATGACAAGGTGGTCTCTATCTTCTACACACTCCTTACCCCTATGCTCAACCCCCTCATTTATACCTTAAGGAACCGGGATGTAATGGGGGCCCTGAGGAAGGGACTAGACTGTTGCAGGGGTGGCAGCCAACAATGA
- the LOC128779454 gene encoding olfactory receptor 2V2-like, with protein sequence MGMWLNESSTDDFILLGIFSHSPADLALFSMVMVGFSVALCGNVLLLILISIDPRLHTPMYFFLSQLSLMDLMLVCTNVPKMAASFLSGRKTISFVGCGIQVGLFVSLVGSEGLLLGLMAYDRYVAISHPLHYSTHMSQTVCLQVAGTTWAFGILDGLIQMVVVMTFPYCGSRAVDHFFCEMLSLLKLACVDTTLFENVLLVCCVFMLLLPFSIIVASYIRILGAVLHLHSARAGKRALATCSSHMTAVSLFYGAAMFIYLRPRHYRTLSHNKVVSIFYTVLTPMLNPLIYSFRNRDVMGALRKGLECCRGGSQH encoded by the coding sequence ATGGGGATGTGGTTGAATGAGTCATCCACAGATGACTTCATCCTCCTGGGCATCTTCTCCCACAGCCCAGCTGACCTTGCTCTCTTCTCTATGGTCATGGTGGGGTTCTCAGTGGCCCTCTGTGGAAAcgtcctcctcctcatcctcatcaGCATAGACCCTCGACtgcacacacccatgtacttcttcctcagtcAGCTCTCCCTCATGGATCTCATGTTGGTCTGTACCAATGTGCCAAAGATGGCAGCCAGCTTCCTGTCTGGCAGGAAGACCATCTCCTTTGTGGGCTGTGGCATACAAGTCGGCCTTTTTGTCTCTCTCGTTGGATCAGAGGGGCTTTTACTGGGGCTCATGGCTtatgaccgctatgtggccattAGCCACCCACTGCACTATTCTACCCACATGAGTCAGACGGTCTGTCTCCAGGTTGCTGGTACTACCTGGGCCTTTGGGATACTAGATGGTTTGATCCAGATGGTGGTAGTGATGACCTTCCCCTACTGTGGCTCGAGGGCGGTGGACCACTTCTTCTGTGAAATGCTATCCTTGCTGAAGCTGGCCTGTGTAGACACAACCCTTTTTGAGAATGTGTTACTAGTTTGCTGTGTATTCATgctgctccttcccttctccatcaTCGTGGCCTCCTACATTCGCATCTTGGGGGCTGTGCTCCATTTGCACTCTGCTCGGGCTGGTAAAAGGGCCCTGGCCACCTGTTCCTCCCACATGACAGCTGTCTCCCTCTTCTATGGGGCAGCCATGTTCATCTACCTGAGACCTAGGCACTACCGCACTCTGAGCCACAACAAGGTGGTCTCTATCTTCTACACGGTCCTCACCCCTATGCTCAATCCCCTCATTTATAGCTTTAGGAACCGGGATGTGATGGGGGCCCTGAGGAAGGGGCTAGAGTGTTGCAGGGGTGGCAGCCAACACTGA